The Sphingomonas sp. LY54 genome includes a region encoding these proteins:
- the fsa gene encoding fructose-6-phosphate aldolase, with protein MKFFVDTADTNDIRELAETGLLDGVTTNPSLIHKSGKDFLEVVKEIAQIVPGPVSAEVVATDHAEMMREAEILRKIADNIAVKVPLTIDGLKTCKKLTEDGTMVNVTLCFTANQALLAAKAGATFISPFVGRHDDIGFDGMQIISDIRMIYDNYDFETQILVASVRHPIHVLEAAKIGADVMTAPPSVIRALVKHPLTDNGLKAFLADWEKTGQTIG; from the coding sequence ATGAAATTCTTCGTCGACACCGCCGACACGAACGACATTCGCGAACTCGCCGAGACCGGCCTGCTCGACGGCGTCACCACCAACCCCTCGCTCATCCACAAGTCCGGCAAGGACTTCCTGGAGGTGGTGAAGGAGATCGCCCAGATCGTCCCCGGCCCGGTTTCGGCCGAGGTGGTCGCGACCGACCATGCCGAGATGATGCGCGAGGCGGAGATCCTGCGGAAGATCGCCGACAATATCGCGGTCAAGGTGCCGCTCACGATCGACGGCCTCAAGACCTGCAAGAAGCTCACCGAGGACGGCACGATGGTGAACGTCACCTTGTGCTTCACCGCCAACCAGGCGCTGCTCGCGGCCAAGGCCGGAGCGACCTTCATCTCGCCGTTTGTCGGCCGTCACGACGATATCGGCTTCGATGGCATGCAGATAATCTCCGACATCCGCATGATCTACGACAATTACGATTTCGAGACGCAGATTCTGGTCGCCTCGGTGCGCCATCCGATCCACGTGCTCGAAGCGGCGAAGATCGGCGCCGACGTGATGACCGCGCCGCCCTCGGTGATCCGCGCGCTCGTCAAGCACCCGCTGACCGACAACGGCCTCAAGGCCTTCCTCGCCGACTGGGAAAAGACCGGCCAGACGATCGGCTAA